One Falsarthrobacter nasiphocae DNA segment encodes these proteins:
- the rplU gene encoding 50S ribosomal protein L21, which produces MVYAIVRAGGRQEKVSVGDLVTLDRVASQPGGTIELPALLLVDGDKITSSADELAKVTVTAEVVENLRGPKIVIQKYKNKTGYKKRQGFRAALTKVKVTSIA; this is translated from the coding sequence GTGGTGTACGCGATTGTCCGTGCCGGCGGCCGGCAGGAAAAGGTGTCCGTTGGAGACCTCGTGACCCTTGACCGCGTTGCCTCGCAGCCCGGCGGCACCATCGAGCTGCCCGCTCTGCTCCTGGTGGACGGGGACAAGATCACGTCGTCGGCAGATGAGCTGGCGAAGGTCACGGTCACGGCTGAGGTTGTTGAGAACCTCCGTGGTCCGAAGATCGTCATCCAGAAGTACAAGAACAAGACCGGCTACAAGAAGCGCCAGGGCTTCCGTGCCGCGCTGACCAAGGTGAAGGTCACGTCGATCGCCTAA
- the rpmA gene encoding 50S ribosomal protein L27 has product MAHKKGASSTRNGRDSNPQFLGVKRFGGQVVSAGEIIVRQRGTHFHPGAGVGRGKDDTLFALEAGAVEFGTRRGRRVVNIVASAAE; this is encoded by the coding sequence ATGGCACACAAGAAGGGTGCGAGTTCCACTCGCAACGGTCGGGATTCCAACCCGCAGTTCCTCGGCGTGAAGCGCTTCGGCGGTCAGGTCGTTTCCGCAGGCGAGATCATCGTTCGCCAGCGCGGAACGCACTTCCACCCGGGCGCCGGCGTGGGCCGCGGCAAGGATGACACGCTCTTCGCCCTCGAGGCTGGAGCCGTCGAGTTCGGCACGCGTCGCGGACGTCGAGTCGTCAACATCGTCGCATCGGCAGCCGAATAG
- the obgE gene encoding GTPase ObgE: MAEFVDRVVLHVSGGKGGHGCVSIRREKFKPLGGPDGGNGGDGGDVVLRADPQVTTLLDYHHSPHRNGGNGMPGMGDHRDGKLGESHTLTVPVGTVVKTRDGEILADLATPGAEYLAAKGGLGGLGNAALASTKRKAPGFALLGTPGTGQDIVLELKSIADIALVGFPSAGKSSLIAAMSAARPKIADYPFTTLIPNLGVVQAGDVRFTIADVPGLIEGAADGRGLGHDFLRHVERCAAIVHVLDTASLESDRDPISDLKIIEAELAKYSVDMSFGEGAVPLNERPALVVLNKVDVPDGEDMAAFVKEDLESQGYRVFEVSAVAHTGLRELGFAMAELVQQARDAVEAEPEVITPEVLRPKGSRTKNDKGFIIRREERNLEPLFRVIGEKPERWIHQTDFRNEEAIGYLADRLARLGVEDELFKMGARPGDAVVIGQSEDSVVFDWEPTMAAGAELLASPRGTDIRLQEVLRPTREQKREEYEERKQAKAAAREELETERKAGIWTESVDGRRRTDG, translated from the coding sequence ATGGCTGAGTTCGTCGATCGCGTCGTCCTACACGTCTCCGGGGGCAAGGGCGGGCACGGCTGCGTGTCCATCCGCCGCGAGAAGTTCAAGCCCCTCGGCGGGCCCGACGGCGGCAATGGCGGTGACGGCGGCGACGTCGTCCTGCGCGCCGACCCCCAGGTGACGACCCTCCTGGACTACCACCACTCTCCGCACCGCAACGGCGGCAACGGCATGCCCGGAATGGGCGACCACCGCGACGGCAAGCTCGGCGAGAGCCACACGCTGACCGTCCCCGTCGGGACGGTCGTCAAGACGAGGGACGGGGAGATCCTCGCGGACCTCGCGACCCCTGGGGCCGAGTACCTGGCGGCCAAGGGCGGCTTGGGCGGACTCGGCAACGCGGCGCTCGCCTCGACCAAGCGCAAGGCCCCCGGTTTCGCCCTTCTCGGCACGCCGGGCACGGGCCAGGACATCGTCCTTGAGCTCAAGTCCATCGCAGACATCGCACTCGTCGGCTTCCCGAGCGCAGGCAAGTCATCGCTCATCGCCGCGATGTCTGCCGCGCGCCCGAAGATCGCCGACTACCCGTTCACCACCCTCATCCCGAACCTGGGTGTGGTCCAGGCGGGCGACGTCCGGTTCACCATCGCCGACGTCCCCGGCCTCATCGAGGGCGCCGCAGACGGCCGCGGCCTCGGCCACGACTTCCTCCGCCACGTGGAGCGCTGCGCCGCCATCGTGCACGTCCTCGACACTGCTTCGCTCGAGTCCGACCGGGACCCGATCAGCGACCTGAAGATCATTGAGGCCGAGCTGGCCAAGTACTCCGTGGACATGTCGTTCGGAGAGGGAGCCGTGCCGCTCAACGAGCGTCCCGCGCTCGTGGTCCTCAACAAGGTGGACGTCCCGGACGGCGAGGACATGGCTGCGTTCGTCAAGGAGGATCTCGAGTCCCAGGGCTACCGCGTGTTCGAGGTGTCCGCTGTGGCTCACACTGGCCTGCGAGAGCTCGGCTTCGCCATGGCGGAGCTGGTCCAGCAGGCCCGCGACGCCGTGGAGGCGGAGCCCGAGGTCATCACCCCCGAGGTGCTGCGCCCCAAGGGCTCCCGCACCAAGAATGACAAGGGCTTCATCATTCGCCGCGAGGAGCGCAACCTCGAGCCGCTGTTCCGCGTCATCGGAGAGAAGCCCGAGCGGTGGATCCACCAGACCGACTTCCGCAACGAGGAGGCCATCGGCTACCTCGCGGACCGCCTGGCCCGCCTGGGCGTCGAGGATGAGCTCTTCAAGATGGGCGCGCGCCCGGGAGACGCCGTCGTCATCGGCCAGAGCGAGGACTCCGTCGTCTTCGACTGGGAGCCGACCATGGCTGCCGGCGCCGAGCTGCTCGCGTCGCCGCGCGGCACGGACATCCGCCTCCAGGAGGTCCTGCGCCCGACCCGAGAGCAGAAGCGCGAGGAGTACGAGGAGCGCAAGCAGGCCAAGGCCGCCGCGCGCGAAGAGCTCGAGACCGAGCGCAAGGCCGGCATCTGGACTGAGTCGGTGGACGGCCGCCGCCGCACGGACGGCTAG
- the proB gene encoding glutamate 5-kinase — translation MTVEPSSPASAGPLTGPLAAARRVVVKVGSSSLTSEQGGISERALGDIVDALAALRLRGAEVVFVSSGAIAAGLAPLGFARRPSDLASQQAAATVGQGLLMHRYAERFARHGLVVGQVLLTSEDLVRRSHHINASRALERLLGLGAVPVINENDAVATQEIRVGDNDRLAALVAHLVKADALLLLSDVDAVLTRHPDDGGVRIPVVARESDLDAVEASRPGTGIGTGGMATKIRAASLAADSGITALVTSARRLSDVVRGEDVGTLFPARGPRQPARRLWLAHLADARGSMRVDDGAARALRTRRGSLLAAGIISVEGDFTAGDAVEILDREGALVARGMSAYDAADVPRMMGRSTADMAAELGEGYDRPVVHADAMAVVA, via the coding sequence ATGACCGTGGAGCCCTCGTCACCGGCGTCGGCGGGCCCGCTGACCGGCCCCCTGGCCGCCGCCAGGCGCGTCGTCGTCAAGGTCGGCTCGTCCTCTCTCACGAGTGAGCAGGGCGGGATCAGCGAGCGGGCCCTCGGCGACATCGTCGACGCCCTCGCAGCCTTGCGCCTCCGCGGGGCCGAGGTCGTCTTCGTCTCCTCGGGCGCCATCGCCGCGGGCCTCGCCCCGCTGGGCTTTGCCCGTCGCCCCTCCGATCTCGCGAGCCAGCAGGCCGCGGCGACCGTGGGCCAGGGCCTGCTCATGCACCGGTACGCGGAGCGGTTCGCGCGCCACGGCCTCGTCGTCGGCCAGGTGCTGCTCACGAGTGAGGACCTCGTGCGCCGCTCGCACCACATCAACGCCTCGCGGGCCCTGGAGCGTCTCCTGGGCCTCGGGGCGGTGCCTGTCATCAACGAGAACGACGCGGTGGCCACCCAGGAGATCCGGGTCGGGGACAACGATCGCCTCGCCGCGCTGGTGGCTCACCTCGTCAAGGCGGACGCGCTCCTCCTCCTCTCGGACGTGGACGCGGTCTTGACGCGCCATCCCGACGACGGCGGCGTGCGCATCCCGGTCGTGGCCCGCGAGTCGGACCTGGACGCGGTGGAGGCCTCTCGGCCGGGCACGGGGATCGGCACGGGCGGCATGGCCACGAAGATCCGGGCCGCGAGCCTCGCCGCGGACTCGGGCATTACGGCCCTCGTGACCAGCGCTCGGCGCCTCAGCGATGTCGTGCGCGGCGAGGATGTCGGCACGCTCTTCCCTGCCCGTGGCCCGCGTCAGCCGGCCCGGCGTCTCTGGCTCGCGCACCTCGCGGACGCGCGCGGGAGCATGAGGGTGGACGACGGCGCGGCTCGCGCCCTGCGGACCCGCCGCGGCTCGCTCCTCGCCGCCGGGATCATCAGCGTCGAGGGGGACTTCACCGCCGGGGACGCCGTCGAGATCCTGGACCGGGAGGGTGCGCTCGTTGCGAGGGGGATGTCCGCGTACGACGCGGCGGACGTGCCTCGCATGATGGGACGGAGCACCGCGGACATGGCGGCCGAACTCGGCGAGGGGTACGATCGCCCTGTCGTGCACGCGGACGCTATGGCCGTCGTGGCCTAG